In Ignavibacteriales bacterium, the DNA window TGGAATTTCTTTGTTCTTCAATCGTTTATTCAGTTCAGTAATATCGGCGAAACAGTATTGCGGTGTTTCGGTTGGAAGCACAGTCGCCATGAACCGTCCGGGATAAATAATGTCGGTTGAAATATCGTTCTGCATTATCGCTATAACTTTTGATGTCGTCATATTAATTTACTCCTCTCGGATCAGTTATTACACCAGTTATTGCGGATGCTGCGGCAACGGCAGCGGAACAAAGATAGACATCGGAATTCGGATTGCCCTGTCTGCCTTTAAAGTTTCGGTTAGTCGTCGAAAGTGAAACATCGCCATCGGCCAGCGCTCCTTGATGAACACCAAGACAGCAACCGCAATTTGAATTCATGATGACCGCCCCTGCATCCATCAGGTCAGCGATGTAACCGCGCTTGAGCGCTTCTCTGTAAATTCTCCACGATGCCGGAAATACAAGCATACGAACGCCTTGCGCGACTTTCTTTCCTTTTAAAATTTTTGCTGCTTCTTCCAGGTCGTCGAGACGTCCGTTTGTACACGATCCGATAACGACCTGATTTAGTTTAACATTTAATACTTCGTTTATCGGCTTGACATTGTCAACAGTGTGCGGCTTCGCAATTTGCGGTGCGAGCGTGGATACGTCAACTTCAATCACCTGATCATATTTTGCATCCGGATCAGGTTTCATTAGTTCACCTTTGAAATCGACACCGGCTTCTTGTTTCAGATAGCGGACTGTCTCCTCGTCCGGCGGTACGATGCCCGATGTCGCTCCGGCTTCTACAGACATATTTGAAAGTGTGAGACGACCGGAAGTGCTCATATTTTTTATTGCTTCACCGTGGAATTCCAAAACTTTAAAGTTCGCACCTTCGGCGGTAAGTTTTCCAATTAAATAAAGAATTAAATCTTTTGGATAAACACCAGATGAAAATTTTCCCTTCGCATTTATTTTGATAGTACCGGGAACCTCAACATTCAACACGGTCCCGAGCGTCCATACGCTTGCCATTTCAGTTGCACCGATACCGAACGCAAATGTTCCAAGAGCGCCATGACTGGTAGTGTGACTGTCGGTTCCGACAATCACCGATCCCGGAATCACGTATCCGTTCTCCGGCAACACCTGATGGCAGATTCCTCCTTCATCACCGCGAATGTCGTGAAATTTTGTAATTCCCTGCTTCCCGACAAAATCGCGAATCTTTTTTTGATTCGTCGCAGTCTTTGCGCTTTCGGCGGGTACGCGATGATCGAAGATGATTGCGATCTTTGATGAATCCCAAACCTTCAGCGGGATGCCTGTATCTTTATAAATTTCTGAAAATTGATTGATCACCAATGCCGCATTCTCATGCGACATCGCAAGATCGACCTTCGGCTCCAGCACATCACCGGCTTTCACCGCCGTCTGCCCGGTTGCCTTTGCCAGTATTTTTTCTACAAGTGTCATTCCCATAAATTAATTTGTTCCTTTGTTCGTAATTAAGTTTTAAAATTCTGACTTAATATAACTGTTTTCTGTAAATAGTGGAAATTATATCACTCGGTGTTTGTTAATATTGAAAATTAATTTCGGAAATAAAATACAAATTTAATCTCTTAAATTTCAGTTAGCATTGAGAAATCGGTTGGATAATAATATATTATTAACGTACTGAAAACCAAGCAATATGAAATCCAAGTAATACAACAGTTGTTACAGTTATGCGTGCAATTTTTGAATAAGAGCCAAAAATACCAATGAATAATTCAAAAGTAATTTCGAGTATGAACCACAAGGGAAAAACAGCCAATCCAGCCCAGGAGAACTTATCATCAGGTGAAATGCGAGCCATTGTCACACCTAAACCAACCCCTAACAATCCAGAAATAATGGAAGACAAAATTGTGGCGATTGCAGCGGTACTGCCACTGTAGCGAGATTTCCTTTGAATATTATTATCTACCATAGTCAAACCTAACGGATTGCGGCTAATCAGCCGCACTGATTATTTTTTTGATTTATAAATTGCACGAATCTATAAAAATGTAAACAAAATATCATCTACTAATTATCTGATGATGGAAATACGTAAGAACAGATGAGTAACAAATTATATAATTTTCTTTTCTTTAAAACTTTTTATTTCTTCATCAGTATATCCAACACTCTTCAATACCTCGAATGTATGTTCCGACAATTTTGGCGGTGGTGAATCGATGCTGCCCGGAGTCTTACTAAACTTAGCAGTTAAATTAAACAGCTTCAGGTCGCCGATGCCCTCGCTGTGAATAGACTTGATAGTCTCGCGTTGCTTGATTTGCGGTTGGTTGAGAGCGTCTTCGAGCGAAAGAATTTCACCGGAAGGAACATCGTTTTCATTAAGCTTATCAACCCAATATTTAGTATCACGTTCAGCGAGCTTCGCTTCCAATAATGGCGTGAGAAGTTTACGGTTTTTCTTCCGTGTGTCGCGTTCCTGAAAGCGTGCGTCCGTTTTTAACTCGGGAACACCCAAAACATCCGCGACAGATTCCCATTGCTCCTGCTTATTTGCGGCTATGTTGATATAACCATCCTTCGTCTTGAAAACTCCAGAAGGCGCCGCCGTAAAGTTGTCATTTCCCATCAATGTCGGTTGCTGTTTGCCGATTAAAAGATTCGCAGCAACCCATCCCATCAGCGGCATGATCGAGTCGAGAAGGGCGACGTCGATGAATTGTCCTTCACCGGTCTTCTCCCGATAATAGAGTGCCGCCATGATCGCGAATGCGGCGTTCAATCCACCGACTGTATCGCAGACAGGGAATCCAGCACGTAACGGATTCAAGTTTTCATCACCATTAATTGCCATCTCACCGCTCAGTCCCTGGATGATCTGATCATACGCCGGTTTCATCGCGTCCGGTCCGTCTTTCCCGAATCCCGATATTCCGCAGTAAATAATTTT includes these proteins:
- a CDS encoding 3-isopropylmalate dehydratase large subunit, with translation MGMTLVEKILAKATGQTAVKAGDVLEPKVDLAMSHENAALVINQFSEIYKDTGIPLKVWDSSKIAIIFDHRVPAESAKTATNQKKIRDFVGKQGITKFHDIRGDEGGICHQVLPENGYVIPGSVIVGTDSHTTSHGALGTFAFGIGATEMASVWTLGTVLNVEVPGTIKINAKGKFSSGVYPKDLILYLIGKLTAEGANFKVLEFHGEAIKNMSTSGRLTLSNMSVEAGATSGIVPPDEETVRYLKQEAGVDFKGELMKPDPDAKYDQVIEVDVSTLAPQIAKPHTVDNVKPINEVLNVKLNQVVIGSCTNGRLDDLEEAAKILKGKKVAQGVRMLVFPASWRIYREALKRGYIADLMDAGAVIMNSNCGCCLGVHQGALADGDVSLSTTNRNFKGRQGNPNSDVYLCSAAVAAASAITGVITDPRGVN
- a CDS encoding CoA transferase, whose amino-acid sequence is MKLLSNIRVLDLTNVLSGPFATLHLSLLGAEVIKIENPTGGDLARALGCLPELNKKQMGTSFLAQNANKKSVTLNLKFPEGKEIFKKLVKTADVVVENFRPDVMDRLGVGYDALKEINPKIIYCGISGFGKDGPDAMKPAYDQIIQGLSGEMAINGDENLNPLRAGFPVCDTVGGLNAAFAIMAALYYREKTGEGQFIDVALLDSIMPLMGWVAANLLIGKQQPTLMGNDNFTAAPSGVFKTKDGYINIAANKQEQWESVADVLGVPELKTDARFQERDTRKKNRKLLTPLLEAKLAERDTKYWVDKLNENDVPSGEILSLEDALNQPQIKQRETIKSIHSEGIGDLKLFNLTAKFSKTPGSIDSPPPKLSEHTFEVLKSVGYTDEEIKSFKEKKII